From Ignavibacteriota bacterium, a single genomic window includes:
- a CDS encoding isoprenyl transferase codes for MNAQGVAPARHRSKNLGEPANGDDRTVQENLKQNGHIPTHIAVIMDGNGRWAKQRGLPRIAGHSEGVESVRDTVEACGQLGVKYLTLYAFSTENWKRPKDEVSMLMRLLMRALRDETDKLHRNNVRVHTIGETQSLPKEVQDELYDAIERTKHNTGLNLFLALSYSGRWDLVGAVRKIAEDAKQGTILPEQISEKFIEQYLSTKGVPDPDLLIRTSGELRISNFLLWQLAYSEIYISQCYWPQFRREELYEAIRNYQSRERRFGMVSEQLQVVQS; via the coding sequence GTGAACGCTCAAGGCGTTGCGCCTGCTCGCCATCGTTCAAAGAACTTAGGCGAGCCTGCCAACGGTGATGACCGGACAGTTCAGGAAAACCTGAAGCAGAACGGTCACATCCCTACTCATATTGCTGTCATTATGGATGGAAACGGTCGTTGGGCAAAGCAACGTGGTTTGCCGCGTATAGCCGGGCACAGCGAAGGAGTTGAATCGGTGCGCGATACGGTTGAGGCGTGCGGTCAACTCGGTGTGAAGTATCTGACGTTGTATGCGTTCTCAACTGAGAACTGGAAACGCCCAAAAGACGAAGTCTCGATGTTGATGCGTTTATTGATGCGTGCGTTACGAGATGAGACCGATAAACTCCACAGGAACAATGTTCGTGTTCATACAATCGGCGAGACGCAATCGCTCCCGAAAGAAGTGCAGGATGAATTGTACGACGCCATCGAACGGACGAAGCACAACACCGGATTAAATTTGTTTCTCGCATTAAGTTACAGCGGACGATGGGATTTAGTCGGCGCCGTCCGGAAGATTGCGGAAGATGCGAAGCAGGGAACAATCCTCCCGGAACAAATTAGTGAGAAGTTCATCGAACAATATTTGTCAACCAAAGGAGTTCCCGACCCGGACTTACTTATTCGGACGAGCGGTGAACTTCGCATCAGTAATTTTCTTCTCTGGCAACTTGCATATTCGGAAATTTATATCAGTCAATGTTATTGGCCCCAATTTCGTCGTGAAGAATTGTACGAAGCGATTCGGAATTATCAATCACGTGAGCGACGGTTCGGAATGGTGAGCGAACAGTTGCAGGTAGTTCAGTCGTAA